In the genome of Streptococcus oralis, one region contains:
- a CDS encoding ClC family H(+)/Cl(-) exchange transporter, which translates to MEEQSETLSSKKEFAFASSTILSQVGRGIIVGLVVGLIVGSFRFLIEKGFHLIQGLYQDQAHQVRNLFIIGLFYLIVCWLSAKLTRSEKDIKGSGIPQVEAELKGLMTLNWWSVLWKKYVLGILAIASGLMLGREGPSIQLGAVGGKGIAKWLKSSPVEERSLIASGAAAGLAAAFNAPIAGLLFVVEEVYHHFSRFFWVSTLAASLVANFVSLLIFGLTPVLDMPDNIPLMTLDQYWIYLFMGVFLGLSGFLYEKAVLNVDRIYDWIGQKIHLDKAYYPILAFILIIPVGIFLPQILGGGNQLVLSLTEQNFSLQVLLAYFLIRFVWSMISYGSGLPGGIFLPILALGSLLGALVGVICVNLGLVSQEQFPIFVILGMSGYFGAISKAPLTAMILVTEMVGDIRNLMPLGLVTLVAYIVMDLLKGAPVYEAMLEKMLPEEATDEGEVTLIEIPVSDKIAGKQVHELNLPHNVLITTQVHNGKNQTVNGSTRMYLGDMIHLVIPKSEIGKVKDLLL; encoded by the coding sequence ATGGAGGAACAGTCAGAAACACTCAGTTCCAAGAAAGAATTTGCCTTTGCCTCAAGCACCATATTATCCCAAGTTGGACGAGGAATCATTGTTGGTCTCGTCGTCGGGCTAATCGTCGGATCTTTTCGTTTCTTAATCGAAAAGGGTTTCCATCTGATACAAGGACTTTATCAAGATCAAGCGCACCAAGTGCGCAATCTTTTTATCATTGGTCTATTTTATTTAATCGTTTGCTGGCTTAGTGCGAAACTAACTCGGTCAGAAAAAGATATCAAGGGTTCAGGAATTCCTCAAGTCGAAGCCGAACTAAAGGGACTGATGACTCTTAACTGGTGGAGTGTTCTCTGGAAGAAATATGTATTAGGGATTCTTGCTATTGCCAGTGGCCTTATGCTAGGTCGAGAAGGACCAAGTATTCAACTTGGAGCAGTTGGTGGTAAAGGTATAGCCAAGTGGCTCAAATCTAGTCCAGTAGAGGAACGTTCCCTGATTGCCAGTGGAGCTGCTGCAGGTTTAGCAGCTGCCTTTAATGCACCAATTGCAGGTCTCCTCTTTGTTGTAGAAGAAGTCTATCACCATTTTTCCCGCTTTTTCTGGGTCTCAACTCTAGCAGCCAGTCTCGTAGCAAACTTTGTTTCTCTGCTCATATTTGGCCTAACACCCGTACTGGATATGCCAGACAACATTCCTCTTATGACCCTAGACCAGTATTGGATTTACCTCTTTATGGGAGTTTTTCTCGGACTTTCTGGTTTTCTCTATGAGAAGGCTGTACTCAATGTTGATCGAATTTATGACTGGATTGGTCAAAAAATCCATTTGGATAAAGCTTATTATCCAATCCTAGCCTTTATCCTTATCATACCAGTCGGGATCTTCTTGCCACAAATCCTTGGTGGTGGAAATCAGCTTGTTCTTTCCCTAACTGAGCAAAATTTTAGTTTACAAGTTCTATTAGCTTACTTTTTGATTCGCTTTGTTTGGAGCATGATTAGCTATGGAAGTGGCCTCCCAGGAGGAATCTTCCTTCCCATTCTGGCGCTAGGTTCCTTACTTGGTGCCCTAGTTGGTGTCATTTGTGTCAACCTTGGGCTTGTCAGTCAGGAGCAATTCCCTATATTTGTCATTCTGGGAATGAGTGGCTACTTTGGGGCAATTTCCAAGGCTCCCTTAACCGCTATGATACTCGTAACCGAGATGGTTGGAGATATTCGCAACCTCATGCCACTTGGCTTAGTGACCTTGGTCGCCTACATCGTCATGGATCTACTCAAGGGTGCTCCAGTCTATGAGGCCATGCTCGAAAAAATGCTACCAGAAGAAGCGACAGATGAAGGAGAAGTCACCCTCATTGAAATTCCTGTATCTGACAAAATCGCTGGAAAACAGGTTCACGAACTAAACTTGCCACATAACGTACTCATCACCACCCAAGTCCATAATGGCAAAAACCAAACCGTTAACGGCTCAACTAGAATGTATCTTGGTGATATGATTCACCTAGTGATTCCAAAAAGTGAAATTGGAAAAGTCAAAGATTTGTTGTTGTAG
- a CDS encoding type II toxin-antitoxin system PemK/MazF family toxin has product MIAKSDYIPEKQDIIWLDFDPSVGREIQKRRPALVVSRREYALQTGFVAVCPITHGQQRLAEKGLLVPVSSDKVDGAVNPFQLYTFDFRIRNAQKITRMDTQCFQKVVQLYQYIFEDT; this is encoded by the coding sequence TTGATAGCGAAATCTGATTATATTCCTGAAAAGCAGGATATCATTTGGCTGGACTTTGATCCATCAGTCGGTCGAGAAATCCAGAAACGGCGACCTGCCTTGGTAGTTTCTAGGAGAGAATATGCCTTGCAAACTGGTTTTGTGGCTGTCTGTCCCATCACTCATGGCCAACAACGTTTGGCAGAAAAAGGCTTGCTCGTTCCTGTCTCGTCGGATAAGGTAGATGGCGCTGTCAATCCATTTCAACTATATACATTTGATTTTCGGATTCGTAATGCTCAAAAAATAACAAGAATGGACACACAATGTTTTCAGAAAGTCGTCCAACTTTACCAATACATTTTTGAAGATACATAA
- the ylqF gene encoding ribosome biogenesis GTPase YlqF has product MATIQWFPGHMSKARRQVQENLKFVDFVTILVDARLPLSSQNPMLTKIVGDKPKLLILNKADLADPSMTKEWRQYFESQGIQTLAINSKEQVTVKVVTDAAKKLMADKIARQKERGIKIETLRTMIIGIPNAGKSTLMNRLAGKKIAVVGNKPGVTKGQQWLKTNKDLEILDTPGILWPKFEDETVALKLALTGAIKDQLLPMDEVTIFGLNYFKKHYPEKLAERFKQMKIEEEAPVIIMDMTRALGFRDDYDRFYSLFVKEVRDGKLGNYTLDTLDDIDDDD; this is encoded by the coding sequence ATGGCTACTATTCAATGGTTTCCGGGCCACATGTCTAAGGCTCGGCGACAGGTTCAGGAGAATTTAAAATTTGTTGATTTTGTGACAATTTTGGTGGATGCTCGGCTACCCTTATCTAGTCAAAATCCTATGTTAACCAAAATTGTTGGTGATAAACCCAAACTTTTGATTTTGAACAAGGCAGATTTGGCTGATCCATCAATGACTAAAGAATGGCGTCAATATTTTGAATCACAGGGGATTCAAACACTGGCTATCAATTCTAAAGAGCAAGTGACTGTAAAAGTTGTGACAGATGCGGCTAAAAAGCTCATGGCTGATAAGATTGCACGCCAGAAAGAACGCGGTATCAAAATTGAAACCTTGCGGACCATGATTATCGGAATTCCAAATGCTGGTAAGTCAACTCTCATGAACCGTTTGGCTGGGAAAAAGATTGCAGTTGTCGGCAATAAACCAGGTGTTACCAAGGGGCAACAATGGCTCAAAACCAATAAAGACCTTGAAATCCTAGATACACCAGGGATTCTTTGGCCTAAGTTCGAAGATGAAACCGTCGCTCTAAAACTAGCCTTGACTGGAGCTATCAAAGACCAGTTGCTTCCTATGGATGAGGTGACCATTTTTGGTCTTAATTATTTCAAAAAACATTATCCAGAAAAGCTAGCTGAACGCTTCAAACAAATGAAGATAGAAGAAGAAGCGCCTGTTATCATCATGGATATGACACGTGCCCTCGGTTTCCGTGACGACTACGACCGCTTTTACAGCCTCTTCGTCAAGGAAGTCCGTGATGGAAAACTCGGTAACTATACCTTAGATACATTGGACGACATCGATGACGACGATTAA
- a CDS encoding ribonuclease HII, with amino-acid sequence MTTIKEIKELLATVKDLDNPLFLELEKDSRSGVQKEINKRKKAIQAELDEDLRLEAMLSYEKELYKQGVTLIAGVDEVGRGPLAGPVVAAAVILPKNCKIKGLNDSKKIPKKKHLEIYHAVQDQALSIGIGIMDNQVIDQVNIYEATKLAMKEAISQLSPQPEHLLIDAMKLELPISQTSIIKGDANSLSIAAASIVAKVTRDNIMKDYDNQYPGYDFATNAGYGTAKHLEGLEKLGVTPIHRTSFEPVKTLVSTKKDK; translated from the coding sequence ATGACGACGATTAAAGAAATTAAAGAACTTCTTGCTACTGTCAAAGACTTAGACAATCCCCTTTTTCTTGAACTGGAAAAGGATAGTCGTTCTGGAGTTCAAAAGGAAATCAACAAGCGTAAAAAAGCCATTCAGGCTGAACTGGATGAAGACCTTCGCCTGGAAGCTATGCTTTCTTATGAAAAAGAACTTTATAAACAAGGAGTGACCCTAATTGCAGGTGTTGATGAGGTCGGACGTGGTCCTCTGGCTGGCCCTGTAGTCGCTGCAGCTGTTATTTTACCTAAAAATTGTAAGATTAAAGGCCTCAACGATAGCAAGAAGATTCCTAAAAAGAAACATCTGGAAATTTATCATGCTGTTCAAGACCAAGCCTTATCAATCGGCATTGGAATCATGGATAATCAGGTCATCGACCAAGTCAATATCTATGAAGCTACCAAACTAGCCATGAAGGAAGCAATCTCCCAGCTCAGTCCGCAACCTGAGCACCTCTTGATTGATGCCATGAAACTGGAGTTACCAATTTCACAAACCTCCATTATTAAAGGAGATGCCAACTCTCTCTCTATCGCAGCCGCATCTATAGTGGCCAAGGTGACACGGGATAATATTATGAAGGACTATGACAACCAATATCCTGGCTATGATTTCGCTACTAATGCAGGCTATGGGACAGCTAAACACCTAGAAGGACTGGAAAAATTAGGTGTCACCCCAATTCACCGAACCAGTTTTGAACCAGTCAAAACACTGGTTTCAACTAAGAAAGATAAGTAA
- the mazE gene encoding type II toxin-antitoxin system PemI/MazE family antitoxin, translating to MNTVKTRKVGNSLTVTIPKNLGMTEGQEMVVYKGVDGVIVLAPKLKDPFDGIADLRMTNDFQGVKIIDSEI from the coding sequence ATGAATACAGTAAAGACTCGGAAGGTGGGGAATTCTCTCACTGTGACCATTCCTAAAAATTTGGGGATGACGGAAGGTCAAGAAATGGTTGTCTACAAAGGAGTTGATGGGGTTATTGTCTTGGCTCCTAAGCTAAAAGATCCTTTTGATGGGATTGCTGACTTAAGAATGACAAATGATTTTCAAGGGGTAAAAATTATTGATAGCGAAATCTGA